The nucleotide sequence AAGTAAGGAGAACGGACGTGGCCCGTAAATCTTTGATGGTGAAAGCCAGCCGCAAACCGAAGTTTTCCACCAGGGCGTACAATCGTTGCCCCATCTGTGGTCGTCCCCGGGCGTATCT is from Solidesulfovibrio magneticus RS-1 and encodes:
- a CDS encoding type Z 30S ribosomal protein S14, with protein sequence MARKSLMVKASRKPKFSTRAYNRCPICGRPRAYLRKFGVCRICFRNMSLTGEMPGVRKSSW